In Acaryochloris marina S15, a single genomic region encodes these proteins:
- a CDS encoding VOC family protein → MFNQPKFEAAFPFQGDVLALPVVDLDATADWYAQAFDMVEVERKAQPNPTVILERDDVQIGFAINGGDASQEGAAIRVANIQGIKAELESKGVEIGNWRVDERDGKRFQVFFVVAPDGLCYCFNEPI, encoded by the coding sequence GTGTTTAACCAACCCAAATTTGAAGCCGCATTTCCATTTCAAGGGGATGTGTTGGCCTTGCCAGTGGTCGATCTTGATGCCACTGCTGACTGGTATGCTCAAGCCTTTGACATGGTAGAGGTGGAGCGTAAGGCTCAACCCAATCCCACCGTTATTTTAGAAAGAGATGATGTGCAAATCGGTTTTGCCATCAATGGTGGAGATGCCTCTCAAGAGGGTGCTGCAATCCGGGTTGCTAATATTCAGGGCATCAAAGCAGAGTTGGAGTCAAAGGGCGTGGAGATTGGGAACTGGCGAGTGGATGAACGGGATGGGAAAAGATTCCAGGTGTTCTTTGTTGTGGCACCGGATGGGCTTTGCTATTGCTTCAATGAACCCATTTGA
- a CDS encoding RNA polymerase sigma factor RpoD/SigA, with the protein MATQHDSLHYYLKEIGRFPLLTHEEEITLARKVQTGNPRAKSKMIEANLRLVVSIAKKHQNRGLPLLDLIQEGNLGLSIAVDKFEPEQGNRFSTYAYWWILQGVTRSLQNKGRVVRLPVKHWQVGNQIKRARHQLSQELGREPTIVEIANIMEMDLTRLKKYLHSLQETVSLDKFVGNEQDTTLGDLIEGGDSTQSYLDLLLQDEELSGYMALLDDRQRFVISERYGLDDGKPKSMEKIGQKLGISRERVRQIIKKAMQTLEKCALSA; encoded by the coding sequence TTGGCGACGCAACATGACAGTCTGCATTACTATCTGAAGGAGATAGGGCGGTTTCCGCTGCTGACCCATGAGGAAGAGATTACCCTGGCTCGAAAAGTCCAAACGGGTAACCCTCGTGCAAAAAGCAAGATGATTGAGGCAAACCTGCGATTGGTGGTCTCGATCGCTAAAAAACATCAGAATCGGGGTTTGCCCCTCCTCGATTTGATTCAAGAAGGCAATTTGGGTTTGAGTATTGCTGTAGACAAATTTGAACCCGAGCAAGGCAATCGGTTTAGTACCTATGCCTACTGGTGGATTTTGCAGGGGGTCACCCGGTCCTTGCAAAACAAAGGCCGTGTGGTCCGGTTGCCTGTTAAACATTGGCAAGTGGGCAATCAAATCAAACGGGCTCGCCATCAGTTGAGCCAAGAGCTGGGTCGAGAACCCACCATCGTTGAAATTGCCAACATCATGGAGATGGATCTAACCCGCTTGAAAAAGTATCTCCATAGCCTGCAAGAAACGGTGTCTTTAGACAAGTTTGTGGGCAATGAACAAGATACGACCCTAGGAGATCTGATTGAAGGAGGGGATTCCACCCAGTCCTACCTCGATCTGCTCCTGCAGGATGAGGAATTGTCAGGGTATATGGCGTTGCTGGATGATCGCCAGCGATTCGTGATTTCTGAGCGGTATGGGTTGGACGATGGCAAACCCAAGTCCATGGAAAAAATTGGCCAGAAGCTGGGTATCAGCCGTGAACGGGTGCGACAAATCATCAAAAAGGCGATGCAAACCCTAGAGAAATGCGCTTTATCGGCCTAA
- a CDS encoding pentapeptide repeat-containing protein, which produces MGTTAIGIDSENFDLLKILLRGSDDWNQWRKNNQGVEINLKGAKLNGAKLNFVDLSGANLIEVDFTGAELNRANLTGAKLRRADLSHAKLNYASLSSAKLNGANFIGAELTGAKLLRAKLIKANLKEAKLNGAYLTDADLSGADLSGADLSGADLIDADFIGADLSGANLSRAYLNGTDFNGADLSGADLNGTDSGLINAIKLLQDKALSVLKNLTSSPK; this is translated from the coding sequence ATGGGTACAACTGCGATCGGGATTGATTCTGAGAATTTTGATTTACTGAAGATTTTACTGCGTGGTTCTGACGATTGGAATCAATGGCGTAAGAATAATCAAGGTGTTGAGATCAACCTAAAGGGGGCAAAACTAAACGGGGCAAAACTAAATTTTGTAGACCTGAGTGGTGCAAACCTCATCGAGGTAGACTTCACTGGAGCAGAACTAAACCGTGCAAACCTCACTGGGGCAAAACTCAGGCGGGCAGACCTCAGCCATGCAAAACTCAACTATGCAAGCCTCAGCAGTGCAAAACTCAATGGGGCTAACTTCATTGGGGCAGAACTCACCGGGGCAAAACTCCTCCGAGCAAAACTGATAAAGGCAAACCTCAAAGAGGCAAAACTCAATGGGGCCTACCTCACAGATGCAGACCTAAGTGGGGCAGATCTGAGTGGGGCAGACCTGAGTGGGGCAGACCTCATTGATGCAGACTTCATCGGGGCAGACCTAAGTGGGGCAAACCTCAGCCGTGCCTACCTCAATGGGACAGACTTCAACGGAGCAGACCTGAGTGGGGCAGACCTCAACGGAACAGACTCCGGCCTAATCAACGCCATTAAACTACTGCAAGATAAGGCCCTGTCTGTCTTAAAAAATTTAACATCTTCGCCAAAATAG
- a CDS encoding M48 family peptidase has product MRIRGLVKASNRVRDQLKSGIPSHEVSTFQQYVVKTIQTTDQICAQAHIKPSQLPVPSRNAYKFLKGVNLKRLPIIEFDSRNQGSPQGQMEISIQRIRSQLQYFQDRIADLLPDDTDAENRLIQQLGERTAQIEQLCAAQGATPGNLTQQSQQIYGWMKFLQSDDHLHLHAYAVRQTKAIAEQTLANQSSARSARPFKELKHLRLEFTPMSALYRCQFKPPQLKIRINEGFILAEPDVMQAVIDSMLLGKTPKTSTIMTEYSLSEEFSELLLALDLMVDDLRDMAQGNVYNLDDVFAQVNQAYFNQEVKKPRLCWSKVYSNRKFGHYEPSRDRVVMSLSLDSDQLPNYVIEFVMYHELLHKIHGGRTQNGRRWVHTPEFRRDERQFKYYSQAQQHLEQLARKL; this is encoded by the coding sequence ATGAGAATTCGCGGATTAGTGAAAGCGTCAAATCGAGTGAGAGATCAACTCAAGAGTGGCATCCCCAGTCACGAAGTCTCCACCTTTCAACAGTATGTGGTGAAGACCATTCAGACCACAGACCAAATTTGTGCCCAGGCCCATATCAAACCCAGTCAACTTCCAGTACCGTCTCGCAATGCCTACAAGTTTTTGAAAGGGGTTAATCTCAAGCGTTTACCCATCATTGAATTCGATTCTAGAAACCAAGGCTCACCCCAGGGCCAAATGGAAATTTCCATCCAGCGAATTCGGAGTCAGCTCCAGTATTTTCAAGACCGAATTGCCGATCTACTTCCCGACGATACCGATGCCGAAAACAGACTGATTCAGCAGCTGGGAGAACGAACGGCACAAATTGAGCAGTTATGTGCCGCCCAGGGAGCAACACCCGGAAACTTAACTCAACAATCTCAACAAATTTACGGTTGGATGAAATTTCTCCAGAGTGACGATCATCTCCACCTGCATGCTTATGCTGTTCGCCAAACAAAAGCCATCGCTGAACAAACCTTGGCAAATCAATCGTCTGCTCGCAGTGCTCGTCCATTCAAAGAGCTAAAGCATCTCAGGCTTGAATTCACACCCATGAGTGCCCTATATCGCTGCCAATTTAAGCCTCCCCAACTCAAAATTAGGATCAACGAAGGATTTATTTTGGCCGAACCGGATGTCATGCAAGCGGTAATCGACTCCATGTTGCTGGGCAAAACTCCGAAAACCTCGACCATCATGACGGAGTACTCCCTATCGGAAGAATTTTCTGAGCTGCTGTTAGCCCTGGATCTGATGGTGGATGATCTGAGAGATATGGCTCAAGGCAATGTCTACAATCTGGATGATGTTTTTGCGCAGGTGAATCAGGCGTATTTTAACCAAGAGGTCAAAAAGCCCCGTCTTTGCTGGAGCAAAGTTTACAGCAACCGCAAATTTGGTCATTATGAGCCCAGCCGGGATCGGGTAGTCATGAGTCTGAGTCTGGACTCGGACCAACTGCCCAACTACGTGATTGAATTTGTGATGTACCATGAGCTGCTGCATAAAATTCATGGAGGTCGGACTCAAAATGGGCGTCGGTGGGTCCATACTCCAGAATTCCGACGGGATGAACGACAGTTCAAGTACTACAGTCAAGCCCAACAGCATTTAGAACAATTAGCCCGAAAACTTTAG
- a CDS encoding serine/threonine-protein kinase — MSTLANRYKIIKNLGEGGFSQVYLAKDLQRDDHRRCVIKKLQPKSDDPFTVRTSRRLFKTEVNVLQKLGSHDRIPQMFVSFEEDRQFYLVEQYITGQGLSRELTWWHWTEAKTVAFLQDILETLAFVHRKQVIHRDIKPENLIRRDHDQRIVLIDFGSVKSRQQSGQTTIVGTKGYMPPEQLLGKPRLNSDVYAVGMIALRGLTGINPVKTEFPTDPDTGEFLWQHKTDVSPELAQVLNTMVRQDHRHRYPSAQEALQAVSQLGEVPASGRRRLLQAAGLSVMGLLGTGMAYPALSQELPNRKPSSPFPAAPTPEHPPTPETNVSVEKSASPVAKADTPKEKESPLASPALATAPKRLDKQELLRRYGSYNECRTVAKANGIKFATTPTWDKLVYAFSYSEALQQMSQVYLSAYPNPALAGITLELTL; from the coding sequence ATGAGCACGTTAGCCAATCGCTACAAAATTATTAAAAATCTCGGCGAAGGTGGATTTAGCCAAGTTTACTTGGCTAAAGATTTACAGCGGGATGATCACCGTCGATGTGTGATTAAAAAGCTGCAGCCCAAATCCGATGATCCCTTCACGGTCAGAACCTCCAGACGTCTCTTCAAAACGGAAGTCAATGTTCTCCAAAAGCTAGGTAGCCATGACCGCATCCCCCAGATGTTTGTCTCCTTTGAAGAGGATCGGCAGTTTTATTTAGTCGAGCAATATATTACAGGCCAAGGGCTTAGTCGGGAGCTGACTTGGTGGCATTGGACCGAAGCTAAGACCGTCGCTTTTTTGCAGGACATCTTAGAAACCCTCGCGTTTGTCCATCGCAAACAGGTGATTCACCGGGATATTAAACCTGAAAATCTGATCAGACGCGATCACGATCAGCGGATTGTTCTGATTGATTTTGGCTCCGTTAAAAGTCGCCAGCAGTCTGGCCAGACCACCATCGTCGGTACCAAGGGCTATATGCCTCCCGAGCAGCTTCTGGGTAAACCGCGTCTGAATAGTGATGTTTATGCCGTCGGCATGATCGCTTTGCGAGGTCTCACAGGCATTAATCCGGTAAAAACTGAATTTCCCACCGATCCTGATACAGGCGAGTTCCTTTGGCAACATAAAACGGACGTCAGCCCTGAACTAGCCCAAGTTCTCAACACTATGGTCCGCCAGGATCATCGGCATCGTTACCCCTCAGCCCAGGAGGCCCTGCAAGCCGTTAGTCAACTGGGTGAAGTGCCAGCCTCGGGGCGCCGACGTCTGCTGCAAGCAGCAGGCTTAAGTGTGATGGGATTACTGGGAACAGGCATGGCCTATCCTGCCCTCAGCCAGGAACTCCCCAATCGCAAGCCATCTTCCCCTTTTCCTGCAGCTCCCACCCCAGAGCACCCTCCCACCCCGGAGACAAACGTATCTGTCGAGAAATCTGCTTCTCCCGTTGCCAAAGCGGATACCCCGAAGGAAAAAGAATCTCCTCTCGCTTCACCGGCTTTAGCCACGGCTCCTAAACGTCTCGACAAGCAAGAACTTTTGCGTCGATATGGTTCTTATAACGAGTGCCGTACCGTCGCGAAAGCCAACGGCATTAAGTTCGCGACCACACCCACCTGGGATAAGTTGGTCTATGCCTTTAGTTATTCTGAAGCCCTGCAACAAATGAGTCAGGTTTATCTCAGCGCCTATCCCAACCCAGCTCTAGCGGGCATCACCCTTGAGCTGACCTTATAA
- a CDS encoding SUMF1/EgtB/PvdO family nonheme iron enzyme: MGLKRREFLLFGGTLLSAGLWQRSLLAQDRRTLKILAKKITVRVITQGTAGSGVLVSKSGNTYYVLTAGHVLKDTNPGEEAYIETFDGQQHPIDTSGMQSGGTVDLALVTINSKNNYTVAKLAGKNALSELDEVFVAGFPLPGLAITQPQYTISPGQVTSIGTQAGGYGITYTAVTQPGMSGGPVLNRLGQVAGIHGRAEGQTVGNVAVKSGFNLAIPIHTAVSLFSLEQQSTDVATTALESSFAYVEVNPQGKIVQRTEGKVPVFQDSLGDDVTLEMVSLPGGAFKMGSPAQELERERGEGPQHQVTIPAFSMGKFEVTQAQWRAIMGSNPSREKVLTRPVDNVSWEDAVAFCQRLSQKTGRDYRLPSEAEWEYACRGGTTTPFHMGETITPELANYWGIYAYGTGPKGQYRKKTVGVGSFPANAFGLHDMHGNVSEWCQDTWHESYQGAPTNGSAWVKEGDARRINRGGSMSANPQLCRSAQRRYNNSSFLTYDLGFRVVCSAL, encoded by the coding sequence ATGGGACTCAAACGCAGGGAATTTCTATTATTTGGTGGAACCTTATTGTCTGCCGGATTGTGGCAACGCTCGCTCCTGGCCCAAGATCGTCGGACCCTGAAAATCCTGGCGAAAAAAATTACCGTGCGGGTGATTACCCAAGGCACTGCTGGGTCTGGAGTATTGGTCAGTAAATCCGGGAATACCTACTACGTCTTAACCGCAGGTCATGTGCTCAAAGACACCAATCCTGGAGAAGAAGCTTACATCGAAACCTTTGATGGTCAGCAACATCCGATTGACACTTCAGGGATGCAGTCAGGTGGAACAGTAGACTTGGCCCTGGTCACCATCAACAGCAAGAATAATTATACCGTGGCCAAGCTGGCCGGGAAGAATGCCTTAAGCGAACTAGACGAAGTTTTTGTAGCCGGATTCCCACTACCAGGGCTGGCGATTACCCAACCCCAATATACGATTTCCCCTGGACAAGTCACCTCGATTGGCACCCAAGCGGGGGGCTATGGCATTACCTATACCGCTGTTACCCAACCCGGCATGAGTGGCGGCCCCGTCCTCAACCGCTTAGGTCAAGTCGCAGGCATCCACGGACGAGCCGAAGGCCAAACCGTGGGGAACGTCGCCGTCAAATCAGGCTTTAATCTGGCCATTCCCATTCACACTGCCGTCTCTCTGTTTTCCCTGGAGCAACAGTCAACGGATGTCGCCACGACGGCACTAGAGTCGTCTTTTGCCTATGTTGAGGTCAATCCTCAAGGCAAAATTGTGCAGCGAACGGAAGGAAAAGTTCCCGTTTTTCAAGACAGCTTGGGAGATGACGTCACCCTGGAAATGGTGAGCCTCCCCGGCGGAGCTTTCAAAATGGGCTCTCCTGCCCAGGAACTAGAAAGAGAAAGGGGTGAAGGCCCCCAACATCAGGTCACGATTCCGGCCTTTTCCATGGGGAAATTTGAAGTCACTCAAGCCCAGTGGCGAGCGATTATGGGTTCTAATCCTTCTAGGGAAAAAGTGTTGACTCGCCCCGTGGACAATGTGTCTTGGGAAGATGCCGTTGCTTTTTGTCAGCGCCTCTCCCAGAAAACAGGGCGGGATTATCGCTTACCCAGCGAAGCCGAGTGGGAATATGCCTGTCGAGGGGGCACCACAACCCCGTTTCATATGGGAGAAACCATTACGCCGGAGTTGGCGAATTACTGGGGCATCTACGCCTATGGCACAGGCCCCAAAGGACAATACCGCAAAAAAACCGTAGGGGTAGGGAGTTTTCCAGCCAATGCCTTTGGTCTCCATGACATGCATGGCAATGTGAGCGAGTGGTGCCAGGACACGTGGCACGAAAGCTACCAAGGGGCACCGACCAATGGTAGTGCATGGGTGAAAGAAGGGGATGCTCGACGAATCAACCGAGGGGGTTCCATGTCAGCCAATCCGCAACTCTGCCGCTCCGCTCAGCGGCGTTACAACAACTCTAGCTTCCTCACCTATGATTTGGGATTCCGGGTCGTTTGTTCAGCCTTATAA
- a CDS encoding electron transporter, translated as MFAPFVVRLDHVLGHQRFIRLRGQAIATHTQIINQFCDSVGLERPCRQHLIKVAHHNGKKLG; from the coding sequence ATGTTTGCACCATTTGTTGTCAGATTAGACCATGTTCTTGGCCATCAGCGCTTTATTCGATTACGGGGACAAGCCATTGCGACTCATACCCAAATCATCAATCAGTTTTGTGATTCAGTCGGGCTAGAGCGGCCTTGTCGCCAACATCTGATCAAAGTTGCCCATCACAACGGCAAAAAGCTCGGGTGA
- a CDS encoding SOS response-associated peptidase, whose amino-acid sequence MCGRFALTATPDEIATAFGLQNVPPFPPRYNIAPSQPIAVIRQLQHQPREFRLMQWGLIPGWAKDPSIGNNLINARCETAHEKPSFRSAIKYRRCLIPASGFYEWQKVDKSTKQPYYLRMQQPFAFAGLWESWHDIETCIILTTQPNEVVAPVHQRMPVIISPDNYKVWLDFDIQTPSYLFHLFDPDLVQGLSALPVSTLVNSPTVDRPECIEPML is encoded by the coding sequence ATGTGTGGTCGATTTGCCCTGACGGCAACCCCAGATGAGATCGCCACTGCTTTTGGTCTCCAAAACGTTCCCCCTTTCCCCCCTCGCTACAATATTGCTCCCAGCCAGCCCATCGCTGTGATTCGACAGTTGCAGCATCAGCCTCGTGAATTTCGGCTAATGCAATGGGGACTCATTCCCGGTTGGGCGAAGGATCCGAGTATTGGTAACAATCTCATTAATGCCCGGTGTGAAACGGCCCATGAAAAGCCCTCGTTTCGATCGGCCATCAAATATCGTCGCTGTTTGATTCCAGCGAGCGGCTTTTATGAATGGCAAAAGGTAGATAAAAGTACCAAGCAACCCTATTACTTGCGCATGCAGCAGCCCTTTGCTTTTGCCGGACTGTGGGAATCTTGGCATGATATTGAAACCTGCATTATCCTGACGACCCAGCCCAATGAAGTGGTTGCCCCGGTTCATCAGCGGATGCCGGTGATTATTTCACCCGATAACTATAAGGTGTGGTTAGACTTTGATATTCAAACGCCGAGTTATCTGTTTCACCTGTTCGATCCTGATTTAGTCCAAGGTCTGTCGGCTCTGCCCGTGTCCACTCTGGTCAACAGTCCGACGGTGGATCGACCTGAATGTATTGAGCCAATGCTGTAG
- the dinB gene encoding DNA polymerase IV yields MRKILHIDMDAFFASVEQRDNPHLRGKPVVVGGRPEQRGAVAAASYEARKYGIFSATPSRVAATKCKDLIFIAPRFEVYRQVSSQIRTIFHQFTDLVEPVSLDEAYLDVTENKPQIDSAMAIAREIKHLIHQETHLTASAGISVNKFLAKMASGLEKPNGLALVAPDQAETFVQQLPIEKFHGIGKVTAAKMHQLDIQTGAELRQWSEPALVRQFGKVGHYYYGIARGKDDRPVIANRIRKSIGAERSFFPDISGLSVLMEELDAIATLVHLRLAENQRSGYTLTLKVKYANYQQITRSRTVDNPLYEVDEILTLGNELLRTHIDEQQAVRLLGLTLANLVDKDRSPKQLSIGFI; encoded by the coding sequence ATGCGTAAGATCCTGCACATCGATATGGATGCCTTTTTCGCTTCTGTTGAGCAGCGAGACAATCCTCACCTGCGCGGCAAGCCTGTCGTTGTTGGCGGACGCCCGGAGCAGCGAGGTGCAGTGGCCGCTGCCAGTTATGAAGCTAGGAAATACGGTATTTTCTCCGCTACGCCGTCGCGAGTGGCTGCCACTAAATGTAAGGATTTAATTTTTATTGCACCCCGCTTTGAGGTTTACCGCCAGGTCTCAAGCCAGATTCGCACCATCTTTCATCAATTTACAGATCTGGTGGAACCCGTCTCCCTAGATGAAGCCTATCTGGATGTGACAGAAAATAAGCCCCAAATAGACTCAGCAATGGCGATTGCCCGAGAAATTAAGCATTTGATCCATCAAGAAACCCACTTAACGGCTTCGGCTGGGATATCAGTCAATAAATTTCTAGCCAAGATGGCGTCGGGATTGGAGAAACCCAACGGCCTTGCTTTGGTGGCCCCGGACCAGGCCGAAACCTTTGTCCAGCAGCTCCCCATTGAAAAGTTTCATGGCATTGGTAAGGTGACCGCCGCTAAAATGCACCAACTGGACATTCAAACGGGAGCAGAGTTACGCCAGTGGTCCGAGCCTGCGTTGGTGCGCCAGTTTGGTAAGGTGGGCCACTATTATTACGGCATTGCCAGGGGGAAGGATGATCGCCCGGTGATTGCTAATCGGATTCGCAAGTCCATTGGAGCGGAACGCAGTTTCTTTCCGGATATCTCTGGGCTGTCCGTTTTGATGGAAGAACTGGATGCGATCGCAACCCTAGTACACCTACGATTAGCTGAAAATCAACGGTCTGGCTATACCCTGACTCTGAAAGTAAAGTATGCCAATTACCAACAAATCACCCGCAGTCGGACGGTAGACAATCCCTTATATGAGGTGGATGAAATTTTAACGTTAGGCAATGAGTTGCTACGAACCCATATCGATGAACAACAGGCAGTGAGGCTATTGGGATTGACACTCGCCAATCTTGTCGACAAAGACCGCAGTCCTAAACAGTTATCGATTGGATTTATTTAA
- a CDS encoding DUF2949 domain-containing protein — protein MNRQTRLIQYLQDELALPQDALSLATRFQDRTATQIPIILWQYGLVNIDQLGQIYDWLASV, from the coding sequence ATGAATCGGCAAACTCGACTTATCCAATATCTGCAAGATGAACTAGCCCTTCCCCAGGATGCACTTTCTTTAGCCACTCGGTTTCAAGATCGCACGGCTACTCAGATTCCGATCATTCTTTGGCAGTATGGTCTAGTCAATATTGATCAATTGGGCCAAATTTATGACTGGTTGGCTTCTGTCTAA
- the recA gene encoding recombinase RecA, which yields MAAITDSAEKQKALDLVLKNVERTFGKGSIMRLGDATRMQIETISSGALTLDLALGGGLPRGRVIEIYGPESSGKTTVALHAIAQIQKNGGVAAFVDAEHALDPVYAAALGVDVSELLVSQPDSGEMALEIVDQLVRSSAVDLVVIDSVAALTPRAEIEGDMGDSHMGLQARLMSQALRKITSNICKSGSTVIFLNQLRQKIGVTYGSPEVTTGGNALKFYASVRLDIRRIQTLKKGTDMYGIRAKVKVAKNKVAPPFHIAEFDILFGQGISTLGCLVDMAEETDIIVRKGAWYSFDGSNIGQGRDNTIQYFADNPEFAESVEQQVRQRLELGAEVSANAITAVEVEEEAA from the coding sequence ATGGCCGCCATCACTGATTCAGCCGAAAAGCAAAAAGCCCTGGACTTGGTTTTGAAAAATGTGGAGCGCACCTTTGGTAAAGGGTCGATTATGCGCTTAGGTGATGCCACTCGGATGCAGATTGAAACCATCTCTAGTGGTGCCCTAACCTTAGATCTTGCCTTAGGCGGTGGCCTGCCCCGAGGCCGGGTGATCGAAATCTATGGCCCTGAAAGTTCAGGCAAAACCACCGTAGCGCTACATGCGATCGCACAAATCCAAAAGAACGGTGGAGTCGCCGCCTTCGTTGATGCCGAACATGCCCTTGATCCCGTGTATGCCGCTGCCTTAGGGGTAGATGTCTCGGAATTGCTCGTCAGTCAGCCCGACTCTGGAGAAATGGCCCTAGAAATTGTCGATCAGCTCGTGCGCTCCAGTGCCGTCGATCTCGTCGTCATCGATTCTGTCGCTGCTCTGACACCTCGTGCTGAAATTGAAGGGGATATGGGAGACTCTCACATGGGTTTACAAGCCCGGCTGATGAGTCAGGCCCTGCGCAAAATCACCAGCAATATTTGCAAATCCGGCAGCACCGTCATCTTCCTCAATCAGCTCCGTCAAAAAATCGGCGTTACCTACGGAAGTCCCGAAGTCACCACAGGCGGGAATGCCCTCAAATTCTATGCTTCCGTCCGCCTGGATATCCGTCGGATTCAAACCCTGAAAAAAGGCACCGATATGTACGGCATCCGCGCCAAGGTCAAAGTAGCGAAGAATAAAGTCGCGCCCCCCTTCCACATTGCCGAGTTTGACATCCTATTCGGTCAGGGGATTTCCACGTTGGGGTGCTTAGTAGATATGGCAGAAGAAACCGATATCATCGTTCGCAAGGGAGCCTGGTATAGCTTCGACGGCAGTAATATTGGTCAAGGCCGAGATAATACCATCCAATATTTTGCCGATAATCCTGAGTTTGCCGAAAGCGTGGAACAACAGGTGCGTCAACGATTAGAGTTGGGAGCTGAAGTCTCTGCCAATGCCATTACGGCAGTAGAGGTAGAGGAAGAAGCCGCTTAA
- a CDS encoding undecaprenyl-phosphate glucose phosphotransferase, with protein sequence MDAENLIRFSPLNVLPRNQRLLSGLVCGLDLFVILSFLWMTTFAFGPVSPDGLKALSALLMLIVPTIFQGVGRYTFQPANPPKLDYSRIWLGWGLVIAALLFLGYMSHTAYVASPGARLWFVLSPLGLSLLNPIISGPLQQRVSGDYTRTAIIAGTGDMSQRVADQLGQSPKSSIKFCGYFADRDAKFEAESCRPLIGYLDELPDFVRRSCIDVVYITLPLREEAAISNLILALQDTTACVYFVPNLMMLNLMQARVHDLNGLPMIAVMEVPFSQVQAWVKRGIDFAIAALISIAISPLMVLIAISVKLSSPGPVLFKQQRYGLNGGNIVVYKFRSMRVMEDGAKVTQATQGDPRITKVGAFLRRTSLDELPQFINVLQGRMSLVGPRPHAVAHNEHYRKLIQGYMLRHKVKPGITGWAQVNGYRGETETLDKMEKRVEFDIHYLNHWSLWLDIKIILRTALVFFNDKNAY encoded by the coding sequence ATGGATGCTGAAAATTTGATCCGGTTCAGCCCGCTGAATGTTTTGCCGCGCAATCAACGCCTATTGAGTGGGTTGGTTTGCGGATTAGATTTATTCGTCATCCTCAGTTTCTTGTGGATGACGACTTTTGCATTTGGACCCGTCAGCCCCGATGGGCTAAAGGCCCTAAGTGCGCTGCTGATGTTGATCGTGCCTACGATCTTTCAGGGAGTTGGGCGCTATACCTTTCAGCCTGCTAATCCTCCTAAGCTAGACTACTCAAGAATTTGGTTGGGATGGGGATTAGTCATCGCAGCCTTACTGTTTCTGGGATATATGAGCCACACCGCTTATGTTGCTAGCCCAGGGGCTCGTCTTTGGTTTGTCTTATCCCCGTTGGGGCTATCTCTCCTCAATCCGATCATCAGTGGTCCTTTACAACAACGAGTATCAGGGGACTACACCCGTACCGCCATTATTGCTGGCACGGGAGATATGAGCCAGCGAGTGGCCGATCAGCTTGGCCAAAGCCCTAAGTCAAGTATCAAATTCTGTGGATACTTTGCTGATCGGGATGCCAAGTTCGAAGCCGAAAGCTGCCGACCCCTGATTGGCTACCTGGATGAATTACCTGATTTTGTCCGCCGTTCTTGCATTGATGTGGTTTATATCACTCTGCCCCTGAGGGAAGAAGCAGCCATCTCAAACCTGATTTTAGCTCTGCAAGATACAACGGCCTGCGTCTATTTTGTCCCCAATCTGATGATGCTGAATTTGATGCAGGCTCGGGTTCACGACCTCAATGGACTGCCGATGATCGCGGTCATGGAAGTGCCGTTTTCTCAGGTCCAGGCCTGGGTTAAGCGTGGTATTGATTTTGCGATCGCAGCCCTAATTTCCATTGCTATTTCCCCCCTGATGGTTCTGATTGCCATCTCAGTTAAGCTTTCTTCCCCCGGCCCCGTTCTGTTTAAACAGCAGCGCTATGGCCTGAATGGTGGCAATATCGTCGTCTATAAATTTCGCTCCATGCGAGTGATGGAAGATGGAGCAAAAGTCACCCAAGCCACCCAAGGCGATCCACGCATCACCAAAGTTGGGGCTTTTCTGCGCCGCACCTCCTTAGATGAGCTGCCCCAATTTATTAACGTGCTGCAAGGTCGCATGAGCTTAGTCGGTCCTCGGCCCCATGCCGTTGCCCACAACGAACATTACCGCAAACTGATTCAGGGCTATATGCTCCGCCATAAGGTCAAACCCGGTATCACGGGTTGGGCCCAGGTCAATGGCTATCGAGGCGAAACTGAAACCCTGGACAAAATGGAAAAGCGGGTTGAATTCGATATCCACTACCTCAACCACTGGTCCTTGTGGCTCGATATCAAAATTATTCTGCGTACCGCTCTCGTCTTCTTTAACGACAAAAATGCCTACTAG